From the genome of Macrobrachium nipponense isolate FS-2020 chromosome 43, ASM1510439v2, whole genome shotgun sequence, one region includes:
- the LOC135213996 gene encoding uncharacterized protein LOC135213996, which yields MKVFLLVVLVALATADASQLKNCTPNPPVNERVDSVTSTTINISFEDPDDMSCPIIAYKTHWETALSSSITPKDAEGEGNHLYHVEITDLLPHTRYRIYITSISSDMVQSSPKILYATTD from the exons ATGAAGGTCTTCCTGTTGGTCGTACTAGTTGCTCTTGCAACTGCTGACGCATCTCAGCTGAAAAATTGTA CCCCAAATCCTCCAGTcaacgagagggtggacagcgtCACCTCCACCACCATCAATATATCCTTTGAGGATCCTGACGACATGTCCTGCCCCATCATAGCCTACAAGACCCACTGGGAGACAGCCTTGTCCTCCAGCATCACTCCGAAGGACGcagaaggagaaggaaaccaTCTTTACCACGTGGAGATCACAGACCTCCTCCCCCACACCAGGTACAGGATCTACATCACTTCCATATCCTCCGACATGGTCCAGTCTTCTCCTAAGATCCTTTACGCAACTACGGATTGA